Genomic segment of bacterium:
GGATTTATACAGTGCCCTTTGTTGACCGCTTCCATATTTTCGAAATGCCACTCCTCGGCTTCGCCGGTTACCTGCCGTTCGGCCTTGAATGCGCCTTGCTCACGGAGTGGATGGACAGTAAGCCGTGAGCCATTGGCAACAGGCCGTGCAGCCGCCACCCCCTGGCGCATTCCCCCTTTTGACATTCCCAGTCGGTTTTGATAGCTATGCACACTCAAAAACGAAAGACAAAGGAAGCTATGCAGGCATTTAATTACAAGTCAGGGAAGTTGTTCGCCGAGGATGTGTCCGTGGAAGAGCTGGCCCGTCGCTACGGCACCCCGCTTTATGTCTATAGTAAGTCGCACCTCAAGGAGCGGTATCAGGCGATTGCCTCAGCCATGGCCGAGATCAAGCCACTGATCTGTTTTTCCGTCAAGGCGAACAGCAATGCCGCCGTGATCAAAACCCTCGCCGAAGAAGGCGCCGGGTTCGACATCGTTTCCGGCGGGGAATTGTTCCGCGTCCTCCGCGCCGGAGCCAAGGCCAACACCATCGTGTTCGCCGGCGTCGGTAAAACGCGCGAGGAAATCGAATACGCCCTGACGGAACAGATCGCCTTTTTCACCTGCGAGTCGGAACCCGAAGCCCTCCGCATCTCCGAGTGTGCCAAACGGCTCGGCGTCACGGGCCGTATCGCCTTCCGCGTCAACCCGGATGTCGATCCCAAAACGCACAAGTACATCAGCACCGGCAAGAAGGAAAACAAGTTCGGCCTTGATTTCGAACGCACCATGCAGGCCTATGCCATGGCCGCCGCCCTGCCCCATATCGAAATTGCCGGCCTGCACATGCACATCGGCTCACAACTCCTGGACGCGGCTCCGTTCGGCGAGGCCCTGGCCAAGGTGGCCGACTTCTGCCGCCAGCTCAAAGCCAAGTACCCCACCTTCCGCTACCTGGATATCGGCGGCGGACTGGGCATCAATTACAAGCCGGACCAGCAGGCGCTGGACCCCAAGACGTATGCGTCACTCCTTCTTCCCACCCTTAAGGAGTTGGGACTGCAGGTGGTGATGGAGCCCGGTCGCAGCATCGTCGGCAACGCCGGCATCCTGGTGACGCGCGTTCAATATGTGAAGCAGAGCCATTTCAAAACCTTTATCGTGGTCGACGCCGCCATGAACGACCTGATCCGCCCTTCGCTGTATCAGGCGTATCACGAGATCCTGCCGGTCAACGCCACGGACAAGACCGTGACGGGGGACCTCGTCGGCCCGATCTGCGAATCCGGTGACTTTCTGGCACAGGATCGCGAGCTGCCGGAGGTGAAGGAGCGCGACCTGGTGGTGGCACTGAGCGCCGGCGCTTATGGCTTCTCCATGTCCTCGAATTACAACAGCCGGCCCCG
This window contains:
- the lysA gene encoding diaminopimelate decarboxylase, with translation MQAFNYKSGKLFAEDVSVEELARRYGTPLYVYSKSHLKERYQAIASAMAEIKPLICFSVKANSNAAVIKTLAEEGAGFDIVSGGELFRVLRAGAKANTIVFAGVGKTREEIEYALTEQIAFFTCESEPEALRISECAKRLGVTGRIAFRVNPDVDPKTHKYISTGKKENKFGLDFERTMQAYAMAAALPHIEIAGLHMHIGSQLLDAAPFGEALAKVADFCRQLKAKYPTFRYLDIGGGLGINYKPDQQALDPKTYASLLLPTLKELGLQVVMEPGRSIVGNAGILVTRVQYVKQSHFKTFIVVDAAMNDLIRPSLYQAYHEILPVNATDKTVTGDLVGPICESGDFLAQDRELPEVKERDLVVALSAGAYGFSMSSNYNSRPRAAEIMVEGDRATQIRQRETWEDLVRGEALK